The sequence TGATAAACTCTCCCCCAAACCTTCAAATGATCTCTGAAAACACATCTCTGTATTAGAACTTgccctacccccacctatactacacagTCTTGCTACTGTCCCAATATTCACTAACTAGCCGGTCCATCCatttcctttattttcatgtctgcagttATGTGGTCTACCTTGTATGTGCCTGTTTTATGTGTGCTCTTCCCAGCTGGCGCatcaatgaaaataatattgtaacttaATGTATATGTTCAATAGGAGGTTGTAAGCTCTAGTAAtaggaccatatatatatatatatatatatatatatatatatatatatatatatatatatatatatatatatttctgtggttCTTTCATTTTAATCCTATTAagacatttaaaaacatattgtatTTCTCATTGTCTAGTATGTGCTTTCCGGTGTAGTGGGCACATTAAGCAAGCAGACGTTTCGAGGTTAGCGTGGCTATTGGGTAAACTGGTTTTGTAATGCACCAAATCTcagtcttttattttatttttaaagcaaagagTTGAAATCCACAAACTGCGCCAGGGAGAATGTCTGATCCTTGGATTCAGTATTGGAGGTGGCATTGACCAAGACCCTGCTCAGAACCCTTTTTCAGAGGACAAAACCGATAAGGTGGGAGTTTTAATTGTATCTTCTATAAACCTTTTTCTGGGGAAGGGGGGTACGATGTGTCTGCGGAACTGTGGGGAGCCTTACAGTCCATAGTATTGCCTAGGTCTCCTGTATCCTAACTGCTTGTCATTACAGGGCATCTATGTTACAAGGGTAACTGAGGGAGGACCTGCAGAGGTGGCTGGACTTCAAATGGGAGACAAAATaatgcaggtaaaaaaaatatgctcCTTGTTTTCCATCTCTAATTTagtaatgaaatacatatattactATAGATATAGAAAAGTTACCTGTAAACACTAGCTGTAGTCTAGTTTGTATTCTGACCTCTGTTGCAGTGGTCATCACTATTTTTAGTTGCttgtaaatattttacatgtattaatCCAAAATTCCACCTTTCTAATATATATCAACCATGGCTTGCAAGGCTAGGTGATGACTGGACAAGTTCAGTGAAACCTGGGATCCATGGGTTGGGTCTTATACTAACTAGTCAGCAGTGTAACCTTTATGTTACGTAGTGGGATTATTAATGCTAAGACACTGTCAGCTTcttcatttgtattttttatttattccgtATGGGTGAGTGTTTTTATAATGTATAAAACCTATTAAAATGACAATAGCGTGCAGTAAAGGTGCCTATACAACTATGGTTCTGCTCCTAGTAGGCTTCAGAATGCACTTTGTATGTGCTGAAGATATCAGATGCTGATAGATACTGGCAGAAAATGACACTGTCTGAGCTGTCATTGTCTGACTGCACTAGATGTGTCGTACGATCCATCCTATCACCCCAAGTACCGAACTACTGGACCTTGCCAAGTTGGCCACATGTCCAAATTGAACATAGATCTGTACATGTGGTACTTGAGTTGGGCAGCTGGATATGTCCATGTATGTGCACCTGAAGGGACCACTAAGCCTCACAATTTAAATGTTCATTGACCCAAGAAGGTaataataattcatttttcattgtctgacattccactgcagctctgttacagTCAAGTGTTCTCTCCCTAGTCCATTTCAGACTGtagaagctcctcccacatgcTGGACCATATTCCTAATAGGAGCTGATAAAAGTCAATTTCTGAGCATACAGTCATTTATATTACTGTGATATTGCTGATATTGCTGCCTCTGACACTGTATGAATCCACAGAGCCAcacattacatttttgcaaaacaaatttgCTAAACTGTCATGGTGGATTTTTATTCATCCAATTAATTCATGTATATTTTTCATCTCTGATGCACAGACCTTTTTTGATTGAAACGTATATGTCAGTATATGTGAGCTGTAATGTCTATTACAGAATTCCGTTTGATAATGCTGCAACTTGTATCTTACATTTAGGCCCATTAATTCTTTTCAACAAAATTTACAATGCAGCAATGTGCTTTTCCTTTACTAAGTGACCCATCGCTGTCTCTTACAGGTGAACGGATGGGACATGACCATGGTCACACATGACCAGGCCAGAAAACGTCTCACCAAGAAGAATGAGGAAGTTGTCCGACTCCTAGTGACCAGGAGATCCTTGCAAGAGGCTCTCCGACAATCAATGAGACAATAAAAAGATCTGATCACTACATCCATTCCTTCATCTTATGTTGGTGCACTGGTTAAACTGAAGGCACATGTGTAAGGCAATCTTACATACATGAGACGTTGCTGAACGTCATCTTTCCTTCTACCCATCCAATCGGTGAAGATGATTGGACTTCTAGTTCAGCACCAGCTCATGTGTTTGAGGTTTAAGGTAAATAATTAATGGTGTTAATCAGTGTCATTATATCATCACCAGTGTTTGATCTGCCacattctgttttttgtttttgttttttaagcctTTTCTATAAAAACAGGCagagttttgtttgttttaatcgCTGATTGTCATTGttactttttaatttgttttcacaAATGAACTAGAAGAGATTATACTAATTTCATCAATACTGGGAGAAGCTGAATAGATAACACAAACACTGTCCATATATTGCAATTTGTAGACCT is a genomic window of Mixophyes fleayi isolate aMixFle1 chromosome 2, aMixFle1.hap1, whole genome shotgun sequence containing:
- the TAX1BP3 gene encoding tax1-binding protein 3 translates to MSYIPGQPVTAVVQRVEIHKLRQGECLILGFSIGGGIDQDPAQNPFSEDKTDKGIYVTRVTEGGPAEVAGLQMGDKIMQVNGWDMTMVTHDQARKRLTKKNEEVVRLLVTRRSLQEALRQSMRQ